Proteins encoded together in one Myxococcales bacterium window:
- a CDS encoding protein kinase: MEASPRTTVLGGRYRLDGLIGEGGMGAIHRATDLTLERQVAVKVVRPQANSPEARERFLREARSTAQIRHPNIVEVFDFGQTESGDLFFVMELLRGESLAVRLQREGRIPLEEFVTLAGELCDGFGAAHAAGLIHRDIKPANVMLVRHGNRHDLVKILDFGIAKSENATTHLTEAGMFLGTLEYIAPEQILGSAPLDARADVYALGSLFYRMLCGSSLFPKAARSGLIHHHLEVAPERPSVRVPEAGIPRALEDLVLRCLSKSPEDRPQNASELRAALDEALGAPAQARPRPTAPERLPAKPTEGAAEPLIEVEISAAFERTVPTPRAGEPVFAPAPVADLQLDLSTRRHPSPSAPDRTEVMARPAGPTCGACGVAVPPGTRTCAACSAPQAPPRAPRDSAPRESALGGVAPGDVRAGVRLAEPWSGDVALARVKRAPGTLLERDGPPVWLVPLAVLPIWLAIVVILLCGASAAGLWAFQVDAKIAYWGLAVVSTLAGIGIYVRRRIEAAE, translated from the coding sequence ATGGAGGCCTCGCCGCGCACGACCGTCCTCGGGGGGCGCTACCGGCTCGACGGGCTCATCGGCGAGGGCGGCATGGGCGCCATCCACCGGGCGACGGACCTCACCCTCGAGCGCCAGGTCGCGGTGAAGGTCGTGCGCCCCCAGGCGAACTCGCCCGAGGCGCGCGAGCGCTTTCTCCGCGAGGCGCGGAGCACTGCGCAGATCCGGCACCCGAACATCGTCGAGGTCTTCGATTTCGGTCAGACCGAGAGCGGAGACCTCTTCTTCGTCATGGAGCTCTTGCGGGGGGAGTCGCTCGCGGTCCGCCTCCAGCGCGAAGGCCGCATCCCGCTCGAGGAGTTCGTCACGCTCGCGGGCGAGCTCTGCGACGGGTTCGGCGCGGCGCACGCGGCGGGGCTCATCCACCGCGACATCAAGCCGGCGAACGTCATGCTCGTCCGCCACGGCAATCGGCACGACTTGGTCAAGATACTTGACTTTGGCATCGCCAAGTCGGAGAATGCGACCACCCACCTCACCGAGGCGGGCATGTTCCTCGGCACCCTCGAGTACATCGCCCCGGAGCAGATCCTCGGCTCGGCGCCGCTCGACGCGCGCGCCGACGTCTACGCCCTGGGCTCGCTCTTCTACCGAATGCTCTGCGGCTCCTCGCTCTTCCCGAAGGCGGCGCGCTCCGGCCTCATCCACCACCACCTCGAGGTCGCGCCCGAGCGCCCTTCGGTCCGCGTCCCCGAGGCGGGTATCCCGCGCGCGCTCGAAGACCTCGTGCTCCGATGTCTGTCGAAGTCACCGGAGGATCGCCCTCAGAACGCGAGCGAGCTCCGCGCGGCGCTCGACGAGGCGCTCGGCGCGCCAGCGCAGGCGCGGCCCCGACCGACCGCGCCGGAGCGCCTGCCCGCGAAGCCGACCGAGGGCGCGGCCGAGCCGCTCATCGAGGTCGAGATCAGCGCGGCCTTCGAGCGCACCGTGCCGACGCCGCGCGCGGGAGAGCCCGTCTTCGCGCCCGCCCCCGTGGCCGACCTCCAGCTCGACCTCAGCACGAGGCGCCACCCCAGCCCGAGCGCGCCCGATCGCACCGAGGTCATGGCGCGACCGGCGGGTCCGACCTGCGGCGCGTGCGGGGTCGCCGTGCCCCCCGGGACCCGCACCTGCGCGGCGTGCAGCGCGCCGCAAGCCCCGCCACGAGCCCCGCGAGACAGCGCGCCGCGAGAGTCCGCGCTGGGTGGCGTCGCGCCGGGAGATGTCCGCGCGGGCGTACGCTTGGCCGAACCGTGGAGCGGCGACGTCGCGCTCGCGCGGGTCAAGCGCGCGCCGGGCACCCTCCTCGAGCGCGACGGGCCGCCCGTGTGGCTCGTGCCCCTCGCGGTGCTCCCCATCTGGCTCGCGATCGTCGTCATCCTGCTGTGCGGCGCGTCGGCCGCGGGGCTCTGGGCGTTCCAGGTCGATGCCAAGATCGCCTATTGGGGGCTCGCGGTCGTGTCCACCCTCGCCGGCATCGGCATCTACGTGCGCCGCCGCATCGAGGCGGCTGAGTGA
- a CDS encoding protein kinase, whose translation MIGQVLGDRYNLVALLGQGGMATVYRARDLRLERDVAVKLLAYDLQGDPVYLQRFEKEAKLSAQLRHPNLVEVFDVAVSSDDEQYLVMELLQGESLGARAARGPMPLDEFLALAQQIAAGIAVLHAAGVVHRDLSANNVMLVEGGARVKVLDLGIAKAQNAQTLTEPGSFIGTLESMSPEQIRGDEVGPPADVYALGILFYRMLTGAPPFAGEAATLIYQHLHVPPGAMMAPAELPEGVIDLVAWCLEKAPSARPADATELHQALSALARGEAPEPRAPAAPPPLPVPDLTAHVPRRPPPAAAVTVAPPRSRSSVAPLGAPAGAGQRPPERVIEPDEEERSSEPLELEAVARKPESLVAATPLACATCGLVLHVSTDTCPSCGVGALSALTPFRPAMVVRAPVPAWIAPLGVFPTGVSKRVATYGFGVAALLALVGLGWASLFFATVAGVACAAFYVRRRVEGDG comes from the coding sequence GTGATCGGGCAGGTCCTCGGCGACCGATACAACCTCGTCGCGCTGCTCGGGCAAGGCGGGATGGCGACGGTGTACCGCGCCAGGGACTTGCGGCTCGAGCGCGACGTGGCCGTGAAGCTGCTCGCGTACGACCTGCAGGGCGATCCGGTCTACCTCCAGCGCTTCGAGAAAGAGGCCAAGCTCTCCGCGCAGCTCCGTCACCCGAACCTCGTCGAGGTCTTCGACGTCGCCGTCTCGAGCGACGACGAACAGTACCTCGTGATGGAGCTGCTGCAGGGCGAGTCGCTCGGCGCCCGCGCCGCTCGTGGGCCGATGCCGCTCGACGAATTCCTGGCCCTCGCCCAGCAGATCGCCGCAGGGATCGCGGTGCTCCACGCGGCGGGGGTGGTGCATCGCGACCTGTCCGCGAACAACGTGATGTTGGTCGAGGGTGGCGCGCGCGTGAAGGTGCTCGACCTCGGCATCGCGAAGGCACAGAACGCGCAGACGCTCACGGAGCCCGGGAGCTTCATCGGCACGCTCGAGTCGATGTCCCCCGAACAGATCCGCGGCGACGAGGTGGGGCCGCCGGCCGACGTGTACGCGCTCGGCATCCTCTTCTACCGCATGCTCACCGGCGCGCCCCCGTTCGCCGGCGAAGCGGCGACGCTCATCTACCAGCACCTGCACGTGCCCCCGGGCGCGATGATGGCGCCGGCGGAGCTGCCCGAGGGCGTCATCGACCTCGTCGCGTGGTGCCTCGAGAAGGCCCCTTCGGCGCGCCCGGCCGACGCGACGGAGCTGCACCAGGCGCTCTCGGCGCTCGCGCGGGGGGAGGCACCGGAGCCGCGCGCGCCGGCCGCGCCACCCCCGCTGCCCGTGCCGGACCTGACTGCCCACGTGCCACGCCGCCCTCCCCCCGCCGCCGCCGTGACCGTCGCACCCCCACGGTCGCGGAGCTCCGTGGCGCCGCTCGGCGCGCCCGCCGGCGCTGGGCAGCGCCCGCCCGAGAGGGTGATCGAGCCCGACGAGGAGGAGCGCAGCTCCGAGCCGCTCGAGCTCGAGGCGGTGGCCCGCAAGCCCGAGTCGCTCGTCGCCGCGACGCCCCTCGCCTGCGCCACCTGCGGCCTCGTGCTGCACGTCTCGACCGATACGTGCCCGTCCTGCGGCGTCGGCGCGCTCTCCGCGCTCACGCCCTTTCGCCCCGCGATGGTGGTGCGGGCCCCCGTGCCGGCGTGGATAGCGCCCCTCGGGGTGTTCCCGACCGGCGTCTCGAAGCGAGTGGCCACCTACGGGTTTGGAGTGGCCGCGCTGCTGGCCTTGGTCGGACTCGGGTGGGCCTCGCTGTTCTTCGCGACGGTCGCCGGCGTCGCGTGCGCGGCCTTCTACGTGCGGCGCCGCGTCGAGGGCGATGGGTGA
- a CDS encoding YdcF family protein gives MPAPCLALAALAALAALAAGLAGCARDTVPPRDARALPPGPMLGAAPADTRHALLCGEWRRAVGYDREASAHTSFAELRPAQSCFVEVTHTPAGARPSPTPAGCGFPTEATFAHVARLALAYDAIADGDTVALPHDLACPLAASVRSDAARQNARALRALAALSRAPLRAYAYAAVLVPGYGAAAQGDSALVGAPPDAACGDWAAEVELPRLGVNVERARRAAEALRGGVAPVVIVSGGAVHSPLVEAFALANVLRCAGGVPTERILVDPCADHTHTNLRNLGAMVVGLGARTAYLVTDGGLQSAYLSDFTAFDLFGGSVDQRSLRDFGYLLGAWRRASRGLEGGFWYTPYRFWAEREPVTCVTGPLDGPGR, from the coding sequence ATGCCCGCGCCCTGCCTCGCGCTCGCCGCGCTCGCCGCGCTCGCCGCGCTCGCCGCGGGCCTCGCCGGCTGCGCGCGCGACACGGTGCCCCCGCGCGATGCCCGCGCGCTCCCTCCGGGCCCGATGCTCGGCGCAGCCCCGGCCGACACGCGCCACGCGCTGCTGTGCGGCGAGTGGCGACGGGCCGTCGGGTACGACCGCGAGGCGAGCGCGCACACCTCGTTCGCCGAGCTCCGGCCCGCGCAGAGCTGCTTCGTCGAGGTCACCCACACGCCCGCGGGCGCGCGGCCCTCGCCGACGCCCGCCGGCTGCGGCTTCCCCACCGAGGCGACATTCGCCCACGTCGCGCGGCTGGCGTTGGCCTACGACGCGATCGCGGACGGCGACACGGTCGCGCTCCCTCACGACCTCGCGTGCCCGCTCGCGGCCTCGGTTCGGAGCGACGCGGCGCGGCAGAACGCCCGGGCGCTCCGGGCGCTCGCGGCGCTCTCCCGCGCGCCGCTCCGCGCCTACGCGTACGCGGCGGTGCTGGTACCCGGCTACGGCGCGGCCGCGCAGGGCGACAGCGCGCTCGTCGGCGCTCCGCCGGACGCGGCGTGTGGGGACTGGGCGGCCGAGGTCGAGCTCCCGCGCCTAGGCGTCAACGTCGAGCGCGCGCGCCGCGCGGCGGAGGCGCTCCGTGGGGGCGTCGCGCCGGTCGTGATCGTGAGCGGGGGCGCGGTGCACTCGCCGCTCGTCGAGGCGTTCGCGCTGGCGAACGTGCTGCGGTGCGCGGGCGGCGTCCCCACCGAGCGAATCCTCGTGGACCCGTGCGCGGACCACACGCACACGAACCTGCGCAACCTGGGCGCCATGGTCGTGGGCCTCGGCGCGCGAACGGCCTACCTCGTGACCGATGGCGGGCTCCAGTCGGCGTACCTCTCCGACTTCACGGCGTTCGACCTCTTCGGCGGCTCGGTCGACCAGCGCAGCCTGCGCGATTTCGGCTACCTGCTGGGCGCGTGGCGGCGGGCGAGCCGCGGCCTCGAGGGTGGGTTCTGGTACACGCCTTACCGCTTCTGGGCGGAGCGCGAGCCCGTCACCTGCGTCACGGGCCCGCTCGACGGGCCGGGCCGGTGA
- a CDS encoding FG-GAP repeat protein has product MLALLVVAAGCAPDEVEPPYAPHEVDVESVGTALNEGAPTPDEVLAQASRHIGYREDGSEVTPWGSRWGYPTGEWCGMFVMSMVEDAGGSVGPNGTIPRTEYTPNGVASFKARGEWFDTPKKGDIIYFNWQDGGDSIDHVGIVADPSGWPTSVVTIEGNSGEAVVKTTRYNNGIIAGFGRPRYRQPAPPQRAKLFEVLTGDFDGDGKTDLATVSQNANGGWSDWLALEFSNGGSGLWQARTPRHMRNGGKDSIYQTLTGDFNGDGKTDLATISQAGGGGWRDWVGMEISTGTGFASGVWRASTPLHMRNGGALSDYRVFAVDVNGDKKTDIVTIGVNAAGGWADWAAVELSTGTGFTSQVWPLRLPKHIRNGGFGRYEVLPGDFNGDGRIDLAAFGGGAGGWKDWYAVALSTGTGFVSAEWPSTTPQHVRNGGVGGYRFLVGDYNGDGKSDIATVSPLGSGGWKDWIR; this is encoded by the coding sequence ATGCACCACACGAGGTCGACGTCGAGTCGGTGGGCACGGCGCTGAACGAGGGTGCCCCAACACCCGACGAAGTGCTCGCGCAGGCCTCGCGCCACATTGGCTATCGGGAGGACGGCTCGGAGGTGACCCCTTGGGGCTCCCGATGGGGCTATCCGACCGGTGAGTGGTGCGGAATGTTCGTGATGTCGATGGTCGAGGACGCGGGAGGAAGCGTCGGCCCCAATGGCACGATCCCGAGGACCGAGTACACTCCGAACGGAGTAGCCTCTTTCAAAGCACGAGGCGAGTGGTTCGATACGCCCAAGAAGGGCGACATCATTTACTTCAACTGGCAAGACGGTGGTGACTCGATTGACCACGTGGGAATCGTGGCCGATCCCTCGGGGTGGCCGACCTCGGTCGTCACGATCGAAGGCAATTCGGGCGAAGCGGTGGTGAAGACGACCCGCTACAACAATGGCATCATCGCAGGCTTCGGTCGCCCACGCTATCGTCAGCCGGCCCCACCCCAGCGCGCCAAGCTCTTCGAGGTGCTGACGGGCGACTTCGACGGCGACGGCAAGACGGACCTCGCCACGGTCTCGCAGAACGCCAACGGCGGCTGGAGCGACTGGCTCGCGCTGGAATTCTCGAACGGGGGCTCGGGGCTCTGGCAGGCGCGAACGCCGCGCCACATGCGTAACGGTGGCAAGGACAGCATTTACCAGACGCTCACGGGTGACTTCAACGGGGATGGCAAGACGGACCTCGCTACAATCTCGCAGGCGGGCGGAGGGGGCTGGCGAGACTGGGTCGGCATGGAGATCTCGACGGGGACCGGCTTCGCGTCGGGCGTCTGGCGGGCAAGCACTCCGCTCCACATGCGGAATGGCGGAGCGCTCTCGGATTACCGCGTGTTCGCCGTCGACGTGAACGGCGACAAGAAGACCGACATCGTGACGATTGGCGTCAACGCTGCCGGGGGTTGGGCCGACTGGGCCGCCGTCGAGCTCTCCACCGGGACGGGATTCACCTCGCAGGTGTGGCCGCTCCGCTTGCCAAAGCACATTCGAAACGGCGGCTTCGGGCGCTACGAGGTCCTGCCCGGGGACTTCAACGGCGACGGGCGAATCGACCTCGCGGCCTTCGGCGGAGGTGCGGGCGGGTGGAAGGACTGGTACGCGGTCGCCCTCTCGACGGGGACGGGCTTCGTCTCTGCGGAGTGGCCGTCGACCACGCCACAACACGTACGCAACGGGGGGGTCGGTGGATATCGCTTCCTGGTGGGCGACTACAACGGAGACGGCAAGAGCGATATCGCGACCGTGTCGCCGCTCGGGAGTGGCGGGTGGAAGGACTGGATCCGGTGA
- a CDS encoding VCBS repeat-containing protein: MISTGAGFSSGPGPAATPTHMRNGGALADYRVVAADLNGDGRTDLVTVSPNGGGGWASWYAVELSSGTGFRSTMWATPTPGHMRNGGSGATYRVLVGDSDGNRRADLITIPANAAGGWRDWFAVDFLGRLVRHRHPARCHATPHAKWRPVVGPGKCRLVSRSEPTSRGPSPERCFSTGEGPRPSFARVVSAAPSTASVGYPPSPWRRRGARSEVSMRVRLWLSPFVLAVAACGGSADPRSPAAPNAAAAGRPDDDTARAWAQRLQEPQRRAAAVRRLRVLFDDAPVHQRRGGTEPPRCETRSCHHWPSSTREGLADATLESTSSTC; encoded by the coding sequence GTGATCTCGACCGGCGCTGGCTTCTCGTCCGGCCCAGGGCCAGCGGCGACGCCCACGCACATGCGCAACGGCGGCGCCCTCGCCGACTACCGCGTCGTCGCCGCGGACTTGAATGGCGACGGCCGCACCGACCTCGTCACGGTGAGCCCCAACGGCGGCGGCGGCTGGGCCTCCTGGTACGCGGTCGAGCTGTCCAGTGGCACCGGGTTCCGGTCGACGATGTGGGCCACACCTACGCCAGGCCACATGCGCAACGGCGGATCCGGGGCGACATACCGCGTTCTCGTCGGAGACAGCGACGGCAACAGGCGGGCGGACCTCATCACGATCCCGGCCAACGCGGCGGGCGGGTGGCGCGACTGGTTCGCGGTCGACTTCCTCGGGCGCCTCGTTCGCCACCGGCATCCGGCGCGCTGCCACGCCACTCCACATGCGAAATGGCGGCCAGTAGTCGGGCCTGGGAAGTGCCGGCTCGTCTCGCGGTCGGAGCCGACTTCTCGCGGCCCCTCGCCCGAGCGCTGCTTCTCCACGGGCGAGGGCCCGCGCCCATCGTTTGCTCGCGTCGTTTCGGCCGCGCCGAGCACCGCCTCGGTCGGGTATCCTCCAAGCCCGTGGCGACGCCGGGGCGCCCGTAGCGAGGTGTCTATGCGCGTCCGTCTGTGGCTCTCTCCATTCGTGCTCGCCGTGGCCGCGTGCGGCGGCAGCGCAGACCCGAGATCTCCGGCGGCGCCGAACGCCGCGGCAGCGGGGAGGCCCGACGACGACACCGCGAGGGCGTGGGCGCAGCGCCTCCAGGAGCCGCAGAGACGCGCGGCGGCGGTCCGGCGGCTGAGGGTGCTGTTCGACGACGCCCCCGTCCATCAACGGCGCGGCGGCACGGAGCCGCCACGCTGCGAGACGAGATCGTGCCACCACTGGCCAAGCTCTACGAGGGAGGGGCTCGCGGACGCGACACTCGAGTCAACATCCTCGACCTGCTGA
- a CDS encoding sigma 54-interacting transcriptional regulator, translating to MSAGLTRKHTRTPAAAMAPAARLSLTVARGVDAGKHVEADARAPLSIGTAADNGFVLSDPTVSRYHLELEASEAGVRVRDLGSSNGTYSGRSRLRDGDVPWDTALLLGDTVLVVSRAADAAAEAPRALPGFVTVSPRMLEVVRQVRRLAAFGGSVLVLGETGTGKELVARALHDEGPRRAGPFVVVDCGALPHALVESELFGHERGAFTGAVARHAGAFERARGGTVFLDEIGELSQTAQASLLGALERRRVRRVGGEREIELDVRVVSATHRDLRAEVNRAAFRADLYYRLAGALISLPPLRERPEDVPALVAHFTLDLAGAADALPAELVERWRLQHWAGNVRELRNAVERALAGELDAHPGYPMPAMPAAGGALEPADGGAAVERYRDARARAVAEFERSYVAALLARAQGNASEAARLAKMDRPYLLSLLKRYGLR from the coding sequence TTGAGCGCGGGCCTCACGCGAAAGCACACGCGGACGCCCGCTGCCGCGATGGCGCCCGCGGCGCGCCTCTCGCTCACCGTGGCTCGTGGGGTCGACGCGGGCAAGCACGTCGAGGCCGACGCGCGCGCTCCGCTCTCGATCGGGACCGCGGCGGACAACGGCTTCGTGCTCTCCGACCCCACCGTGAGCCGCTATCACCTCGAGCTCGAAGCGAGCGAGGCCGGCGTGCGGGTGCGCGACCTCGGCAGCTCGAACGGCACCTACTCCGGGCGCTCGCGCCTGCGCGACGGCGACGTCCCCTGGGACACCGCGCTCCTGCTCGGCGACACGGTCCTCGTGGTCTCGCGCGCGGCCGACGCGGCGGCGGAGGCGCCTCGTGCGCTGCCAGGCTTCGTGACGGTGAGCCCGCGTATGCTCGAGGTCGTCCGGCAGGTGAGGCGCCTCGCGGCCTTCGGCGGCTCGGTGCTCGTGTTGGGCGAGACCGGCACCGGAAAGGAGCTCGTCGCGCGCGCCCTGCACGACGAGGGGCCGCGCCGGGCGGGCCCGTTCGTCGTGGTCGACTGCGGCGCGCTCCCGCACGCGCTCGTCGAGTCGGAGCTGTTCGGTCACGAGCGCGGGGCCTTCACCGGCGCCGTGGCGAGGCACGCGGGGGCCTTCGAGCGCGCGCGGGGGGGCACCGTGTTCCTCGACGAGATCGGCGAGCTCTCGCAGACCGCGCAGGCGTCGCTGCTCGGCGCCCTCGAGCGCCGGCGCGTGCGCCGCGTGGGCGGGGAGCGCGAGATCGAGCTCGACGTGCGCGTGGTCTCGGCGACGCACCGCGATCTGCGCGCCGAGGTGAACCGGGCGGCCTTCCGCGCGGACCTCTACTATCGTCTGGCCGGAGCGCTCATCTCGCTGCCCCCGCTCCGCGAGCGGCCCGAGGACGTGCCGGCGCTCGTCGCGCACTTCACGCTCGACCTGGCGGGCGCCGCGGACGCGCTCCCGGCGGAGTTGGTCGAGCGGTGGCGTCTCCAGCACTGGGCGGGCAACGTCCGTGAGCTGCGCAACGCCGTGGAGCGAGCGCTCGCGGGTGAGCTCGACGCGCACCCCGGGTACCCCATGCCCGCCATGCCCGCCGCGGGAGGGGCCCTCGAGCCCGCGGACGGCGGCGCCGCCGTCGAGCGGTACCGCGACGCGCGCGCGCGCGCGGTCGCCGAGTTCGAGCGGTCCTACGTGGCGGCGCTGCTCGCGCGCGCCCAAGGCAACGCGTCGGAGGCCGCGAGGCTCGCGAAAATGGACCGCCCCTACCTGCTCTCGCTCCTCAAGCGGTACGGTCTTCGCTGA